In Anopheles cruzii chromosome X, idAnoCruzAS_RS32_06, whole genome shotgun sequence, one genomic interval encodes:
- the LOC128267255 gene encoding protein spitz-like yields the protein MNASALKSGLVLLIMLSTVVDYTDCCSSRSMPKSRPRPVSHFRGVISTTSTTTISTVTQIQLDSSSPPETTSTVTDARAPVVDGGGEQPAASFDFPNRSINPADERLKTINKEQNQQQQHHVNGASPSRSIGIGDKEQLMRMGRCSQLFEENYCLNGGQCYNFTIANSTMPTCECADGFMGERCESKYLDGTYLSMRKPKIQIETAGVYYGAFLTLMVVLGVFYYLHFFGNRHRHQPLDNRAALFWRLVRM from the coding sequence ACTGCTGTTCTAGCAGATCGATGCCCAAATCGAGGCCCCGGCCTGTATCGCACTTTCGCGGAGTAATAAGTACAACATCGACCACTACCATCTCCACGGTTACCCAGATCCAGCTGGACAGCTCCTCACCGCCCGAGACAACGTCGACGGTGACGGACGCACGTGCTCcggttgttgatggtggtggtgagcagCCGGCGGCAAGCTTCGATTTCCCCAACCGTAGTATCAACCCTGCAGATGAGCGCTTGAAAACGATCAACAAGGAGCAgaatcaacagcagcagcaccatgtAAACGGTGCATCACCGTCCCGTAGCATTGGTATCGGCGACAAAGAGCAGCTGATGCGCATGGGTCGCTGTTCGCAACTTTTTGAGGAAAATTATTGCCTAAATGGCGGTCAATGTTACAACTTCACCATTGCCAACTCGACGATGCCGACGTGTGAGTGCGCTGATGGGTTTATGGGTGAACGGTGCGAATCAAAGTACCTGGATGGCACGTACCTGAGCATGCGCAAGCCGAAGATTCAGATCGAAACGGCCGGCGTGTATTACGGGGCATTTCTCACCCTGATGGTAGTGCTCGGTGTGTTCTACTACTTGCACTTTTTCGGCAATCGCCACCGTCATCAGCCGCTGGACAATCGTGCGGCCTTGTTTTGGCGTCTGGTACGAATGTGA